A genome region from Canis lupus dingo isolate Sandy chromosome 7, ASM325472v2, whole genome shotgun sequence includes the following:
- the LOC112648954 gene encoding lens epithelial cell protein LEP503 — protein MQPQTQPLAHALPFSFRRALGDTGLRVPVMKLGTGWEGLQQTLKELAYIILCCWCIKELLD, from the coding sequence ATGCAGCCCCAGACACAGCCCCTGGCCCAcgccctccctttctccttcagaCGAGCCCTGGGAGACACTGGTCTCCGGGTGCCTGTCATGAAGCTGGGCACGGGGTGGGAGGGCCTGCAGCAGACCCTGAAGGAACTTGCCTATATCATCCTCTGCTGCTGGTGTATCAAAGAGCTGCTGGATTGA